DNA sequence from the Tissierella sp. MB52-C2 genome:
TGCCGATAATGATATTGAGCTCGTTAAAGCTGCTACCACTGCAACCATTTACTATTTCCCAGCTTTATTTGTATCCGGTATAAACATTCTTTTAGCATCGTATATGCAATCCATAGGACATTGGAAGGAGTCTGTAGCAATATCTCTATGTAGGTCATTAATTTTATTGCTTCCATTATTGCTAGTATTACCTAAATTTTTAGGAGATAATGGTATATGGGTATCAGTACCATTTGCAGAAATATTAACATTACCTATAGATTATATGTTGTGGAATTCAAAGAATAATATAATAACACAGTCATCTATGTCTAGATAATGGTATAGAAATAAAAAGAGATTAAGTTTCTAGGTCAACTTAAAAGACCAAATAGACTTAAACTCTTTTTTTATTACATTGACAAAAATTCAATACAAGAATATAATTAGTATAACAAGTATGAAAAGTAATACTGAAAGGAAGTGTACTATGAATAATAAAAATCCGGAAGATAAATATATGGGCTCTGTGAAGGTAGGTTCAAAGGGACAGATTGTCATTCCAAAGGAAGTTAGAGATATGTTTAATATCTCTCCAGGAGATACTCTAATTTTACTTGCAGATGCTCAAAAAGGTATTGCAATTGAACGGTATGATGTGTTTTCTAAGATTGCTGATGCAATTTTTGCA
Encoded proteins:
- a CDS encoding AbrB/MazE/SpoVT family DNA-binding domain-containing protein; the protein is MNNKNPEDKYMGSVKVGSKGQIVIPKEVRDMFNISPGDTLILLADAQKGIAIERYDVFSKIADAIFAGKSQEIYPSESEEDSLIFAKEIRKLTGFGEKENE